In one window of Clarias gariepinus isolate MV-2021 ecotype Netherlands chromosome 10, CGAR_prim_01v2, whole genome shotgun sequence DNA:
- the LOC128532151 gene encoding uncharacterized protein LOC128532151 — protein MLIRGGKFSNCTMGKLTFGTLSLRFALLMILNCRVDVSGADLDKRNIFHALFTLTQNTLYPGCEVCIPHPVSVSAGIAWSGHAISVCDTCALLHINVSEFNITTCHNVTQAVATKCCSPGVDVCNQTYLPSHSITDVITLTKFPWCVENHVKDSPFMGEISGPLCTFIVELSKFQVKDISHISQVQPKVIAHSILDCVSKPGPWVNWLSINKFCRVPAPSGTYWLCGSTAYSELPARFNGRCSLIYLLPAMRPRHSNPKNQVTSKPNSTPQHVILIHRLPTDRSEINLDVPSSCGPVNCKEVECIWYKNGKVHTAIERGVQKVPPNAYLHDNGTLTLLPTKQGYQSFADSINQSEIPISVTDKLLSDIAFYSEVDAIFTFSSNEQKCPVSYQLHTRSYKENSPIKEISFAANDPRPCVEYFTCSQTFWSRSLGALIPNYGIMVSLDQIRILSHEIEKLANDTAQALGVISTTLQSHRMMILQNRVALDYILAQQGGTCAVVGPECCTDVFDPTLNLTHYIKNLEELRDRVIHIDQVNSDGLGAWLGSWWIYGREILLAFMVFLFILLLAYVAIRCCCLCVSKSVKHTQIAETTIILTPRPNAYI, from the coding sequence ATGTTAATACGTGGTGGGAAATTCTCAAATTGTACAATGGGGAAACTAACATTTGGGACACTTTCACTCAGATTCGCTCTTCTGATGATATTAAACTGTCGGGTAGATGTGTCAGGTGCTGATTTAGATAAGAGAAACATTTTCCATGCTTTGTTTACATTAactcagaacacactgtacccAGGCTGTGAAGTGTGCATTCCTCATCCAGTAAGTGTCTCTGCTGGCATTGCGTGGTCAGGACATGCCATTTCAGTCTGTGACACTTGTGCTTTATTGCATATTAATGTATCAGAATTCAACATAACTACTTGTCATAATGTAACTCAAGCAGTCGCCACTAAGTGTTGCTCTCCAGGGGTGGACGTCTGTAATCAGACTTATCTTCCCTCTCATAGTATAACTGACGTCATTACCTTGACTAAATTTCCATGGTGTGTTGAAAATCATGTAAAGGACTCTCCCTTTATGGGTGAAATCTCTGGGCCATTGTGCACTTTTATCGTCGAACTCAGTAAATTTCAGGTAAAAGATATTTCACACATTTCTCAGGTTCAACCTAAAGTTATAGCTCATTCTATACTTGATTGTGTTTCTAAACCTGGTCCATGGGTTAATTGGCTCTCAATTAATAAATTCTGTCGCGTTCCAGCTCCTTCTGGTACCTACTGGTTGTGCGGAAGTACCGCATATAGCGAATTACCTGCGAGATTCAATGGCCGATGTTCTTTAATTTATCTTCTTCCTGCCATGAGACCTCGACACTCGAATCCTAAGAACCAAGTTACGAGTAAGCCTAATTCTACTCCGCagcatgtaattttaatacaccGGCTTCCTACAGATCGCTCAGAAATTAATTTAGATGTTCCTAGTTCTTGTGGACCAGTAAATTGCAAGGAAGTCGAATGCATTTGGTATAAGAACGGGAAAGTGCACACTGCCATAGAGAGGGGAGTTCAAAAGGTACCCCCAAACGCTTACCTTCATGACAATGGTACCTTAACACTCTTACCAACGAAACAGGGATATCAATCCTTTGCCGACTCAATCAACCAATCTGAAATTCCTATCTCTGTGACAGATAAGCTGCTGTCGGATATTGCTTTCTATTCTGAAGTTGatgctatttttacatttagtagTAATGAACAAAAGTGCCCAGTGAGTTATCAACTTCACACACGCTCCTATAAGGAAAACAGTCCAATCAAGGAGATATCATTTGCAGCTAATGACCCTCGTCCATGTGTTGAATATTTTACATGCAGTCAGACTTTCTGGAGTAGATCACTCGGTGCTCTTATTCCTAATTATGGTATTATGGTTAGTTTGGATCAGATCCGTATCCTATCTCATGAAATTGAGAAATTGGCTAATGACACTGCCCAAGCCCTAGGTGTGATATCTACCACACTACAATCACATCGCATGATGATTTTGCAAAATCGAGTTGCTTTAGATTACATCTTAGCACAACAGGGGGGTACCTGTGCAGTTGTAGGCCCTGAATGTTGTACGGATGTTTTTGACCCTACCTTAAACCTAACTCACTACATTAAAAACTTAGAGGAGTTACGTGACCGTGTTATACATATTGATCAAGTCAACAGTGATGGTCTAGGGGCCTGGCTAGGTTCCTGGTGGATATATGGCCGTGAAATCCTATTAGCTTTCatggttttcctttttattcttttgttggCTTATGTGGCTATTCGTTgctgttgtttgtgtgtctctAAAAGCGTTAAACACACTCAAATAGCAGAAACTACAATAATATTGACTCCTAGGCCTAATGCCTACATTTGA